The Sphingomonas sanguinis nucleotide sequence CAAGATGAACCGAATGTGGACGAATCCTGTGATTCGTCCAGTTCATTCCTCCCCAAGCGTGCTTGGGGAGGAATGGATTAGAACGACTTGGAAATCGTGAACCCGTAGGTGCGCGGATCGCCCGGCTGACCGACGATCAGCCCGGTCGACCCCGACTGGGTCGCGAGCAACTCGTAATAGTCGTGATCGAACAGGTTGCGCACCCAGACAAAGGCGTTCCAGCTGCCCGGCGCCTTGAAACCCGCACGCACGTTCGACAGGCTGTACCCGTTGATGTCGGTATAGGCCGAGCGCGACGGGTTGGACGAGAATTTGGAACGGTAGCTGCCGTCATAACCCAGATAGAATTGCCCCTCGGTCCCCGCCACGGTCGCGGGCAAATCATACTCCGCTCCGTAGGAGAAGGCCCAGCGCGACACGCCCAGCAGCCACTGGCCCGAGATGTTGCAGTAGGGCAGCGAAGCGCCCGGTGTCCCCGCCGCGGCGGGCGTGCCGACGATCTGGCCGTTGACCACCGGCAGTGCGGTTCCGCCCGACAGCTCGGGCGGGCAAGGCGCGTTGGTGAAGCGGGTATAGCGCGCGTCTGTAAAGGCCGCATTGGCATAGACGTTGAACCGGCTGGTCGGGCGGAAGGCCGAGTCGATCTCCACGCCGCGCGTCCGCACGCGGCCCGCATTGGCCAGATAGCCGCGCAGGACGTTGACCTGAAGGTTGTTCACCGTCGCCTGATAATTACCGATCTCGGTCCAGAAGCCCGCGATGTTCACGGTCGCGCGGCGGTCGGCGAACTGGGTCTTCAGTCCCAGCTCGAAATGATTGACCTTTTCGGGCCGCACCGTCTGCGTCGCCAGGATCGGGTTGTTCTGTGCATCGAGCGGCAGTCCGGACAGGTTGATGCCGCCCGACTTATAGCTGCGCGCATAGGTCGCATAATAATGGACGTTGGGGTTGAACTCATAGGCGACGGTCAGGTCGCCCGACAGGTTCCAGTTGGTGAAGGACGGCGTATAATTCTGCGGCGCGAGAACCCCGCGCTGATCGCTGGTCAGCGTCGTGGAGCCCGCCCCGTTGGTCACGACCGAAACATAGGAACCGTCCTTGCGGTCGTAGTTGAGCCGCAGCCCCGGCGAAACCGACAGACGGTCGTCGACATGCCAAGTGAGCTTGCCAAACAGCGCCGCCGAGGTGTTGGTAAAGCCGATCGTATTGCGCGAGGTCTGGCCGTTCAGCGTCGCCGGATTGCGACCGCCCGTACTGGTCGGGTTGAGCAGGAAGGCGCTCGCCGCCGGTCCCTGGACCTGAAGCCCCTGCGTGTCGATCGACTGCCAGAAATAAAAGGCGCCCAGCACATAATCGAGCGTCCGCTTGCCGTTGGAGGCGATACGGAACTCCTGCGTCACCTGGCTCTGCTGCGACGGATTGGCCGAGACGGTGGTGATCGGCAAGCCAATGAAGTCGCGGTCGTTCGACGGGTCCCAATGCCAGAAGCGCCAGGCCGACACGCTGGTCAGCGTCGCCTCCCCTACGTCCCAGTTCGCGACCAGCGACAGCCCGCCCAGCTCCTGCTTGGCACGCAGATCGGTATCCACATCGGTCAGCCTGTCGAAGGCGTTGGTCGAGGGCACGCTATAGCCCTGCGCCGCCGCCAGTGCGGCATATTGCCGGTTGAGCGGGCGCTGCGTCGCCCCCACCCGCGCATAATATTGGACGCAGCAATTGGGGTTCTGCCGCGCATAATCGCCCGACAGGGTCAGGTCGAGCGTCGGTGTCGCGTGCCAGAGAAACTGGCTGCGCAGCGACAGATTGTCCTGGCTGTTCTGCCATTCCTGCTGACGCGTATTGTAGATGGTGCCGCGCCGCGTGGTGATCGAGGTCGACAGGCGGACCGCCACCTTGTCGTCGACCAGCGGGCCGGACACCGACGCCTTGCCCTGAAAGAAGTCGTAATTGCCCGCGCTTA carries:
- a CDS encoding TonB-dependent receptor, with the protein product MSLTLALILAAQTTVAANPQADPNAEQQTHQTRRDEGRLGTAQQGGGDVVVTARRRAETIQSVPIAMSVIGGTALAETGTYNVNRLTQIQPTLQFYSTNPRNSAANIRGLGAPFGLTNDGIEQGVGIYVDQVYYSRIASATFDFTDTERIEVLRGPQGTLYGKNTTAGAINIITRPPSFTPEARVELSAGNYDFFQGKASVSGPLVDDKVAVRLSTSITTRRGTIYNTRQQEWQNSQDNLSLRSQFLWHATPTLDLTLSGDYARQNPNCCVQYYARVGATQRPLNRQYAALAAAQGYSVPSTNAFDRLTDVDTDLRAKQELGGLSLVANWDVGEATLTSVSAWRFWHWDPSNDRDFIGLPITTVSANPSQQSQVTQEFRIASNGKRTLDYVLGAFYFWQSIDTQGLQVQGPAASAFLLNPTSTGGRNPATLNGQTSRNTIGFTNTSAALFGKLTWHVDDRLSVSPGLRLNYDRKDGSYVSVVTNGAGSTTLTSDQRGVLAPQNYTPSFTNWNLSGDLTVAYEFNPNVHYYATYARSYKSGGINLSGLPLDAQNNPILATQTVRPEKVNHFELGLKTQFADRRATVNIAGFWTEIGNYQATVNNLQVNVLRGYLANAGRVRTRGVEIDSAFRPTSRFNVYANAAFTDARYTRFTNAPCPPELSGGTALPVVNGQIVGTPAAAGTPGASLPYCNISGQWLLGVSRWAFSYGAEYDLPATVAGTEGQFYLGYDGSYRSKFSSNPSRSAYTDINGYSLSNVRAGFKAPGSWNAFVWVRNLFDHDYYELLATQSGSTGLIVGQPGDPRTYGFTISKSF